A window from Oncorhynchus mykiss isolate Arlee chromosome 9, USDA_OmykA_1.1, whole genome shotgun sequence encodes these proteins:
- the LOC110531573 gene encoding SLAM family member 8 isoform X2 yields MSGGPLSSFSKQGILLLSILHYGVGISLFNKAVGDSVELPSGLEREGIKSMEWKYKKMVIVEFDRNISLPRSQFKGRLEMNDSNFSLIIRELTLQDSGEFLVSAASNKEQIPTKTIHLQVHEPISKVEIQKEIKLLANQSCSVWLLCNVSVGSNLSYTWERGNETYRDDQQIHFSLSPADGDISVTCTASNSVSEKSASATVKCSNDTTTPADLTDDTRMKDTRTNSQVMSIYETVEDLAVPILNMPQTLYDKITFGRQPEDPSSSYQEVL; encoded by the exons ATGTCTGGtggtcccctctcctccttctccaaacaggGAATACtcctactctctatcctccactATG GTGTGGGTATTTCTCTGTTCAACAAAGCAGTGGGGGACTCAGTGGAGCTGCCCTCAGGCTTAGAAAGGGAAGGTATCAAGTCAATGGAGTGGAAGTATAAAAAAATGGTCATTGTAGAATTTGATAGGAACATTTCCTTACCAAGATCACAGTTTAAGGGGAGACTAGAGATGAACGATAGTAACTTCAGTTTAATAATAAGAGAACTGACACTGCAAGACTCAGGGGAATTTCTAGTTTCTGCCGCATCAAACAAAGAACAGATTCCAACCAAGACCATCCATCTTCAAGTCCATG agcCTATATCCAAGGTGGAGATCCAGAAGGAGATCAAGCTATTGGCCAACCAGTCCTGTTCAGTGTGGCTGCTGTGCAACGTGTCAGTCGGCTCCAACCTCTCCTACacctgggagagagggaatgagacgTACAGGGACGACCAGCAGATACACTTCTCTCTGTCACCAGCAGACGGAGACATCAGTGTAACCTGCACTGCCTCCAACTCAGTCAGTGAGAAATCTGCCTCGGCAACAGTAAAGTGTAGTAATGACACAACCACCCCAG CTGATCTAACTGACGACACAAGAATGAAAGAT ACAAGAACAAACAGTCAGGTAATGTCCATCTATGAGACCGTAGAAGATCTGGCTGTCCCAATTCTGAACATG CCGCAGACTCTATATGACAAGATCACATTTGGACGCCAGCCAGAAGACCCCTCTTCTTCCTACCAGGAAGTACTGTGA
- the LOC110531573 gene encoding SLAM family member 5 isoform X1, whose translation MSGGPLSSFSKQGILLLSILHYGVGISLFNKAVGDSVELPSGLEREGIKSMEWKYKKMVIVEFDRNISLPRSQFKGRLEMNDSNFSLIIRELTLQDSGEFLVSAASNKEQIPTKTIHLQVHEPISKVEIQKEIKLLANQSCSVWLLCNVSVGSNLSYTWERGNETYRDDQQIHFSLSPADGDISVTCTASNSVSEKSASATVKCSNDTTTPEYDTWMEWYRIYIVVPVGVTVLLILTVAVAVYYCRGRCNTADLTDDTRMKDTRTNSQVMSIYETVEDLAVPILNMPQTLYDKITFGRQPEDPSSSYQEVL comes from the exons ATGTCTGGtggtcccctctcctccttctccaaacaggGAATACtcctactctctatcctccactATG GTGTGGGTATTTCTCTGTTCAACAAAGCAGTGGGGGACTCAGTGGAGCTGCCCTCAGGCTTAGAAAGGGAAGGTATCAAGTCAATGGAGTGGAAGTATAAAAAAATGGTCATTGTAGAATTTGATAGGAACATTTCCTTACCAAGATCACAGTTTAAGGGGAGACTAGAGATGAACGATAGTAACTTCAGTTTAATAATAAGAGAACTGACACTGCAAGACTCAGGGGAATTTCTAGTTTCTGCCGCATCAAACAAAGAACAGATTCCAACCAAGACCATCCATCTTCAAGTCCATG agcCTATATCCAAGGTGGAGATCCAGAAGGAGATCAAGCTATTGGCCAACCAGTCCTGTTCAGTGTGGCTGCTGTGCAACGTGTCAGTCGGCTCCAACCTCTCCTACacctgggagagagggaatgagacgTACAGGGACGACCAGCAGATACACTTCTCTCTGTCACCAGCAGACGGAGACATCAGTGTAACCTGCACTGCCTCCAACTCAGTCAGTGAGAAATCTGCCTCGGCAACAGTAAAGTGTAGTAATGACACAACCACCCCAG AGTATGATACATGGATGGAGTGGTATAGGATCTACATCGTGGTACCAGTAGGCGTCACTGTGTTGCTGATCCTCACTGTAGCTGTGGCAGTGTATTACTGCAGGGGGCGCTGTAACACGG CTGATCTAACTGACGACACAAGAATGAAAGAT ACAAGAACAAACAGTCAGGTAATGTCCATCTATGAGACCGTAGAAGATCTGGCTGTCCCAATTCTGAACATG CCGCAGACTCTATATGACAAGATCACATTTGGACGCCAGCCAGAAGACCCCTCTTCTTCCTACCAGGAAGTACTGTGA
- the LOC110531573 gene encoding SLAM family member 5 isoform X3: MEWKYKKMVIVEFDRNISLPRSQFKGRLEMNDSNFSLIIRELTLQDSGEFLVSAASNKEQIPTKTIHLQVHEPISKVEIQKEIKLLANQSCSVWLLCNVSVGSNLSYTWERGNETYRDDQQIHFSLSPADGDISVTCTASNSVSEKSASATVKCSNDTTTPEYDTWMEWYRIYIVVPVGVTVLLILTVAVAVYYCRGRCNTADLTDDTRMKDTRTNSQVMSIYETVEDLAVPILNMPQTLYDKITFGRQPEDPSSSYQEVL; this comes from the exons ATGGAGTGGAAGTATAAAAAAATGGTCATTGTAGAATTTGATAGGAACATTTCCTTACCAAGATCACAGTTTAAGGGGAGACTAGAGATGAACGATAGTAACTTCAGTTTAATAATAAGAGAACTGACACTGCAAGACTCAGGGGAATTTCTAGTTTCTGCCGCATCAAACAAAGAACAGATTCCAACCAAGACCATCCATCTTCAAGTCCATG agcCTATATCCAAGGTGGAGATCCAGAAGGAGATCAAGCTATTGGCCAACCAGTCCTGTTCAGTGTGGCTGCTGTGCAACGTGTCAGTCGGCTCCAACCTCTCCTACacctgggagagagggaatgagacgTACAGGGACGACCAGCAGATACACTTCTCTCTGTCACCAGCAGACGGAGACATCAGTGTAACCTGCACTGCCTCCAACTCAGTCAGTGAGAAATCTGCCTCGGCAACAGTAAAGTGTAGTAATGACACAACCACCCCAG AGTATGATACATGGATGGAGTGGTATAGGATCTACATCGTGGTACCAGTAGGCGTCACTGTGTTGCTGATCCTCACTGTAGCTGTGGCAGTGTATTACTGCAGGGGGCGCTGTAACACGG CTGATCTAACTGACGACACAAGAATGAAAGAT ACAAGAACAAACAGTCAGGTAATGTCCATCTATGAGACCGTAGAAGATCTGGCTGTCCCAATTCTGAACATG CCGCAGACTCTATATGACAAGATCACATTTGGACGCCAGCCAGAAGACCCCTCTTCTTCCTACCAGGAAGTACTGTGA